The following coding sequences are from one Gemmatimonadota bacterium window:
- a CDS encoding RNA polymerase sigma factor RpoD/SigA — MRTRGKRRSLRPAQIARAVDEGRESLDLYLDEISRVPLLNREEEMELARRAFKGDVLAQERLARHNVRFVVSVAKKFQNRGVPLVDLIGEGNLGLMTAARKFDPDRGVKFISYAVWWIRQAVQAAIARHGRPVRVPLNRTADLSRLGKTTTLLKEKLGRMPTTEELARATGLTEEAVRSLSSLNTEAVRLDHPTRDGDGNERMERFALAEQEGTDAHTMASSQSADIEAALDSLPPRDAKVLRLYFGLDDGQPRTLEEIGRMMGVTRERIRQLRDRALIRLREGETGEKLKDLVV, encoded by the coding sequence CGGCGGTCCCTCCGCCCGGCGCAGATTGCCCGGGCGGTGGATGAAGGGCGCGAGAGCCTCGACCTGTACCTCGACGAGATCTCCCGAGTCCCCCTGCTGAACCGCGAGGAAGAGATGGAACTGGCCCGGCGCGCCTTCAAGGGCGACGTCCTGGCTCAGGAGCGGCTCGCCCGCCACAACGTCCGCTTCGTGGTGTCGGTGGCCAAGAAGTTCCAGAACCGGGGTGTCCCGCTCGTCGACCTGATTGGCGAGGGCAACCTCGGCCTGATGACGGCTGCCCGGAAGTTCGACCCGGATCGCGGCGTCAAGTTCATCTCCTACGCCGTGTGGTGGATCCGCCAGGCCGTGCAGGCGGCGATCGCCCGGCACGGCCGCCCGGTGCGCGTCCCCCTCAACCGCACCGCCGACCTCTCGCGTCTCGGCAAGACGACCACGCTCCTCAAGGAGAAGCTGGGTCGGATGCCGACGACGGAAGAGCTGGCCCGCGCCACTGGCCTGACCGAGGAAGCGGTGCGGTCGTTGTCGTCGCTCAACACCGAAGCGGTGCGGCTCGACCATCCGACGCGGGATGGCGATGGCAACGAGCGGATGGAGCGCTTCGCGCTCGCCGAGCAGGAAGGGACCGACGCGCACACGATGGCGAGCTCGCAGAGCGCCGACATCGAGGCCGCGCTCGACTCGTTGCCGCCGCGCGATGCCAAGGTGTTGCGCCTCTACTTCGGGCTCGACGACGGCCAGCCGCGCACGCTTGAGGAAATCGGTCGGATGATGGGTGTGACCCGCGAGCGGATCCGTCAGCTGCGTGATCGGGCGCTGATTCGGCTCCGCGAAGGGGAGACGGGCGAGAAGCTCAAGGATCTGGTGGTCTGA